ttagtacagtgctcggcacacagtaagcactcaataaatcagcgtggctcagtggaaagagcccgggctttggaatcagaagtcatgggttagaatcccggctctgccacttgtcagctgtgtgactgtgggcaagtcacttaacttctctgtacctccgttccctcatctgtaaaatggggattaagactgtgagccccacgtgcaacaacctgattcccccgtgcctaccccagcgcttagaacagtgctcggcacataataagcgcttaacaaatatcaacattattataaatatgatcgactgactgactgactttctatTAGGTAGCACTGCTtcctactgagcgcttgctatgatgatgatgatgatattttgttaagcccttacaatgtgctaagcactgttctaagcactggggtagatacaagggaatcaggttgtcccacgtggggctcacagtcttgacctccattttatagaaaaggtaacacgcagagcactcttctaagtactcgataaatactatagatttagtaaacccgatccctgcccaccaggaacgtAAAGTCTACATATTTACAGTCTTTCTCACAAAAAATAAATTGTAGAGAGTCACggagggagttagaggacagGAAAGAGAGGCAACGGATGTAATCGGCTCATGTGAGGAATTTGGACAGGAGCGTGAAGGGGAGATGAAGCGCAAGCTGCATGATGCTATGGGGTCCAGAGGTCTGTTTTAAGACATGATAAATGCGGATGTGTTCAAAGGCAGACAAGAAGGAGCCATGAGAAAGCCAGCACCATTTTGAACTGCACATCAAAGTATTGACAAGTTGTTCtaaaaatcaatttttaaatgTACACTTGAATAAATGTAGatgcatcagcagcagcatggctcagtggaaagagcacgggcttgggagtcagaggacgtgggttttaatcctggctccaccaattgtctgccgcgtgaccttgggcaagccactaaacttctctgggccacagttacctcatctggaaaatagggattaagactgtgaaccccatgtgggacaacctgattacattgtgtctatcccagcccttggaacagtgcttggcacatagtaaaagcttaacaaatgcaattattattattcttattatcaggtCTGAGGAAGAGCTTCAAGAATTCAACTAGTCCATTCTCCTCTCTCGGGACAAGAgaaagcccccttccctcccacacccaaaGATCTCTGGGGAACACGTTCTTTGTTACAGGATGTCACTTTCCTCGGGTTTGGTCCTCCTTAGAAAGAGAGCAGCTGatctgttggggtttttttcctaattttcctccatttccttgAAGTCAGTTACAATTAAGCACTCATCCACTgactcaatcattggtatttactgagcagtttctgtgtgcagggcaccatactaaactcttgagaaagtaccgtacagtagatttggtaggcacTAGTTTTGGTGATTTAAATGACACGagtcctgcccataaagagcttttaCAAGCTAGGCCCCCTTCATCTTCTTTTTTTCTGGCTAAATCTCATCCTTGAAAGAGGCGAGATGGCTCCCGTCCATTTCTGTGACACGGGTGAGCGCCTGCGGTAGACAAGGCTAGAGACCTGTCTGGTTGGCACTCTAATAATGAAGCAAAGGTCAACTTGGGTTTTTCCTCCAGTGGGGACAGAAAGTCCTTCCTTCTATTCCTGCACTGTCTCCAGCTCTCCGCCCTGCCTTTTCCTCCACTTTTTTTCTGGcccccctctttcccacccttcACTCTTGTTCTTTCCCTGTATCCCCGCCCCTTTCCAGGAGCGAAACCAGTTGGTGATTTCCTCGAAAGCCTCATCTTTGGCTGCTGCCATCCAGGACCGGCACAGAGACCAGCACTGCCTTTCAAATCCCAATCAAGCAGAAAAAAGGTAACAGGAAGTAAGcactcttgaataataataatgattacggcatttgttaagcacttattatgtaccgggcactgtactaaccactgaggtggatacagagtgactcagtggcaagagcacgggcttcagagtcaaaggtcatgggttctaattccagctccgccacttctcagctgtgtgactttgggcaagtcacttaacttctctgggcctcagttacctcatctggaaaatgggaattaagactgtgagttccacatggggcaacctgattaccttctgtctacccagcgcttagaagagtgcttggcatatattaagtgttaaataaataccatcgtcattattattattattattacacaaagccagttgggttggacctagtccctgtcccacatggggctcacaatctcaatcccattttcaccgatgaggtaactgaggcccagagaagcgtagtgacttgcctgacgtcacacagcagaaaagtggcagagacagcattagaacccataaacatctgactctcaggcctggactctaaccactacgccatgctgcttctctgctagtggTTTGCTCTAATGCACCCAGAAACTCTAACAGTATGATTTTCACAGCCGATGCTCTGAAGCAATCGATCATTAAAAGAGGCAACAGCCGCCACCCTAAGGCTGGCGTCTCTGCAACAGAACTGCTGGATTTTAAAACCaacgcccccgcctccccaaacCCCCGGCATCTGCCCCTTCTACCCGCCCCTTGTCCAAGGTCCCCCTGAGGGTAGACTGCCTGAGTCAGTCTTCCCTTCGGTCCCATTAGAACGGCCTCTTCAACTCTGCGCTCCGCTCAGCCAAAGGAAATTGTTTTAGTGCTTGTGagcaatgacaataatgataataatgacgatatctgttaggagcttactccgtgtcaagcaccgttctaagtcctggggtagatacaagctaatcaggttggacacgtccatgtcccacgtggggctcaagccATTAATctctcctgtcttgtcttatgccgtcgagtcgtttccgacccgtagcggcaccacggacgcatctctcccggaacgccccgctctccgtctgcgatcgttccggtagtggatccacagagttttctcggtcaaaatccggaagcggttgaccattgccttccacgcagtcaactcgagtctccaccctcgactctctcctgtgccgctgctgtccagcacgggggacttttgacttatagcagatggcctgccgctcgctaacCGCTGCCCTCGTTGGaattggaatggacaggcctctgcgtgactctccctcccatagccgagactggtggaggactggaaggtCTCCAGGTGTGTCTCTGAGGGGGGACTCTCCaccctacagatgaggaaattgtggcccagaaaagtgaagtcacttgcccaaggtcacacagccggcaagtggtggacccaggattaggacccgggtccttctgactcccaggcccctgtgccattcactagaccatgttgtttctctgagTGAACCCCAGCTCTCGCTCCCAGGGTGCTTTAAGTCACCCAGGAAATGTGGGGCTTTTCTGCATTAATTCTTCTTGGTTGATAGTGTgattaataaaagtaataataatgttggtatttgttaagcacttactatgtgccgagcactgttctgagcactggggtagatacagggtaataaggttgtcccacgtgaggctcacagtcttcatacctattttccagatgagggaactgaggggccgagaagtgaagtgacttgccccaagtcacacagctgacaggtgggggagccaggattagagcccatgacctctgactcctaagcccgggctctctccactgagccacgctgcttctgctggacTGGTAGGTTGCCTGCCCCAACCCTGGCCTAACTCAGAGTGACGAGGCCAGCGGTAGGCCAGGATTCCTGGCTGGACCTATGGAAGCCTGAAGAGGTTACAGCCCCACAGGGAGGGGCTGTGGGGGGGCGTGGACGGGAGGTCTGACTTTTTGGGAGGTAGAGGCACGAACAGCAACATggcctgcagcatggcctagtcgatagagcactttctttgggagtcagaaggacccgggttctaattccactccgccacttgtctgctctgtgaccttgggcaagtcacttcacttatctgtgcttcagttacctcatctgtaaaatggggattaagactgtgaccaccgcgagggacagggaccgtgtccaacccgattcgcttgtgtccaccccagcccttagtgcagtgcctggcacataaaagtgaTTAATCGATCCTACAATTATGATTTTCTGGGGTCCCGCTTGCCCCTGGGCCTGCTCCTGGAGGAAGCTGCCACAGTGAACTCCTAAACTCAGGCTGCTGGAGAAGGAGGAACTCGATTTAGGGGCCGCAGGGGATTCCCTGCAAACCCCAAAAGTTTCTGGGACTTGGGAAACAGGAGGCAGAAGAACCAAAGTaagccctgtccctccccactccagggaCCCCAATCCTTACCCTAACTCCCTCTTCCGTTGCCACTAAAGGCAacttggaggagcagcatggcctatatttattattctatttattttattaaggatgtgtatatatctataattctatttatttatatcgatgctactgatgcccatctacttgttttgctttgttgtctgtctccccccttctagactgtgagcccgttgttgggcaggcattatctctatctgttgccgaactgtactctcccaagcactttgtacggtgctctgcacacagtaagcgctcaataaatatgattgaatgaatgaatggataatagagcagaggcctgggagtcagaaggacatcggttcgaatcccggctctgccacatgtctcctgtgtgacactgggcaagtcgtttcacttctctgtgcctcagttacctcatctgtaaaatgaggttcaccgtatgcaggacggggactgtgtccatcttgattagcttgcatttaaccagtgcttattacagtgcctgccacagagtaaatacttaacggagataatttaaaagaaaaaaacaaaaaacaaacctcagAGGTGAGGATGAAAGCCACCAAGCAGAATTGTTTACCCACTCAGCCCCTCCCAGCCCGCCCCCCTTCCAAATTGAGGTCTCTAAAATCTCTGTTTCATGAAAGTCtcccaattcattaattcaatagtatttatcgagcgcttactatgtgcagagcactgtactaagcgtttggaatgtacaatttggcaacagatagagacaatccctgcccaatgacgggctcacagtctaatccaatGAATTTGTCTTCCAGTTCTCGATCCTTGCCCTTTCTTGGCTCATCTTTCAAACATTTATTTGGCATTTTTTAGGCTCACAGAAGCTTGATCATCATCAGCAgccacagcaacagcagcaggaaaCTCACTGCTCTACAGAAAGCCGTCGCAGTATACTAAACGGTCAGTATTCTAGTCCCGAAAAGAACAAGCCAGAAAGATGGACCAGGCCAGAGGGGGCTGGGAGATAgggtgggatggggatgagggagagtcCCATTATCCTTCCAAGATGCCATATTAAAGGAGGTTTGAGGACACAACATTCAGGTTAGGAAAAAAGAAGAAGCAGGCAGAAAGCAGCTTGCTCTCATCTAGAGAGTTTCGGGGTTTGAGGAGCCGATTCTTAGTCGTCTTCAGGGTGGTAGAACCGGTCCCTGTCTTTCTCGGGCCCAACGAGGGTCTCATGAAGAAGAGCCCTCAGCGGCTCGAGCTCCAGTATGACATCTTCCTCGTTGGCAGAGTGGTGGATTTGGTCCTTATCTTCCTCAGGCCCATCCAGCTGGAAACGTAAGTGGAAAAAGGGGTCCTCCTTGGGACCTGGAATTATAGATAGAGAAACCTTGGTTTTCGCCCATGTGCCGATTGTACATatcacctctagaatgtaaactcgtctgtagactgtgggctgggaatgcggcTCTTTAttgttctgtcatactctcccaaacattaccccagtgctctgcacacaataagtgctcaataaatgcgactgaatgaacggttCTCAAAAGCCTTGACTCTACATCTCATACTGCCACCAGGCAGAAAAACTCTGGTAGGGAACTCTACCCTCaaagtcaatcgatccatcaatcactagtatttattgagctcctactgtgtgcagagcactggggtaagcgcttggaagagtacaatacaatggagtttgtagacacattccccatccacaacgaacttacagtttagagccctCGAAGCCCTCCAAAACCGCCACTCTTCCAGGAGACATTTCCTCTTTGCTTCCTACGAACGTCATGGATGGGCCATCCCCACCGTCACCCTGCACTCtcggatttttcttttctttttggtgACTGGGTTGTGTATCCACTCGAGTCTAGGCTATGGGCTGATGAACCcgtgctcctctccctcttaacTATGGTGCATTCATCAATCTCTGTCTTGTCGttgttgtcttaggctgtcgagtcgtgtccgaccgacccatagcgacgccacggacacatctctcccagaacgccccacctctaccTGCGATCGTTctcgtagtggatccagagagttttcttggtaaaaatccagaagtggtttaccatcgcctatttccgcgcagtaaactcgagtctccaccctcgactgtctcccgtaCCGCAGAGCCCAGCATAGGGGatatttgacttgtagcagatggctttccactccctagccactgcccaagctaggaatggaccgggaaggcctctgcttgactctccatcccgtagccgagactggtagaggactggaaactctccagttgccacCCTGAGAGGTAAAATCTATGTCTACTGCCTCCCtatttagagtgtaaactccttcgagagcaggaattgtctttCGCTTTTGAAAGTTCCCCAAAGAGCCCAACCCAGGGCTCAACTCAAGGAAATTTTTAGCAAGTCCTGTTGCTACTGACTCGCCAATTTtttcttatagtatttattaaacacttagtatgcaACAggcactaagctccggggtagttaATCAGagtgaacaaagtccctgtcacacatggggctcacagtcataacccccattttacagatgaagtgcctgaggcactgagaggtaaagtgacttgctcaaggtcatacagcagacagttggaggacctgggattagaattcaggtccttctgactcccaggtctgtgcaatttccagtaggccatgctgcttctctactttctacCCAGGAAGCCCTGACGTTTGCTCTGTTCATACCTGTATGGGCACGGGAGGCCTTGACTTCGGGGTAAAATGCCTTCGTGAGGATGTCTTTTTCTGGTGGATCAACAGCTTTTAGACTCAGATCCCTAGAACAATGAAACATGTGTCAGAGTCATAAAGTATGACggttctctagactggaagttccttgtgggaggggaacatgtccaccaattccattacactgtactctcccaaacactcagtacgctgctctgcacacagtaagcattcaataaacattcattcattcaatcgtatttattgagagattactgtgtgcagagcaccgtactgagcgcttggaaagtacaattcggcaacagagacaatccctacccaacaacgggctcacagtctagaagtggggagacagtaaaacaaaataagtagacagacatcaatagcatcaaaataaataaatagaattatagacatattatacacatgaataaaatagaataataaataagtacatatatacacaagtgctgtggggcggagaggggggtagagcagcgggagggagtaggggtgatgaggaggggaggaggagcagagaaaagggggccttagtttgggaaggcctcctggaggaggtgagctttcagaagggttttgaatgggggaagtgagttagtttggcggatgtgaggagggagggcgttccaggccagaggtaggatgtgggccaggggtcagcagccagACAGGGGAGAACgcggcacagtgaggaggttagcagtggcagaggagtggagtgtgcgggctgggctggagaaggagagaagggaggtgaggtaggagggggtaaggggatggagagctttgaagccaagagtgaggagtttttgcttcatgcgaaggttcataggcaaccactggagattttggggggggcaaggggttgacatgcccagagcgtttctgtagaaagagaatcctggcagcagagtgaagtaaagactgaagtggggagacacaggaggttgggagatcagtaaggaggctgatgagaaatccagtcgggatatgatgagagattgtaccaacaaggtagcggtttggttggagaagaaggagaggatcttggcgatgttgtgaaggtgacactggcaggttttggtgatggattggatgtgtgggatgaatgagagagcgtagtcaaggatgacaccaaagttgcgggcttgtgagacgggaaggatggttgtgccatccacagtgatgggcaagtcagggagagggcagggttcaggagggaagataaggagctcaatcttagacatgttgagttttaggtggtgggcggacatgcaggcggagatgtcctgaagacaggaggagatgcgagcctggagggaaggagagagaacaggggaggagatgtagatttgggtatcatcgtgtggagatgatagttgaagccataggagcgaatgagttcaccaagggagtgggtatagatggagcacagaagagggccaagaactgacccttgaggaaccccaacagttagtggatgggagggggaggaggagtccgtgaaggagacagagaatgaatggccagagagatgaggagaaccaggagaggatggagtcagtgaagccaaagttggataacgttgaagagaagaggatggtcgacagtatcaaaggcagttgaaaggtcgaggaggatcaatctatcaatcaattatatttattgagagcttactgagtgcagggcattctactaagcatttgggagagtgcaatgtataAGCACAGTGAATAAAgctgaataaagagagaaaatcagggcgatgcagaagggagtggaaaaagaaaaaatgagggcttagtcggggaagtcctcttggaagaatatgtgccttcaataaggttctgaaggtggagagagtatgattgaatatgatcgattgattgaagttaAGGCCGAAAGCAAAATCTACTATCATCCAGGAGCCAGTTTTTTATCTGGGATGAGTAGGTAGGCAGTGGTGAGGTAGGCAGTTCTCTTTTGAGGGAATGAGAACTGGACAGGGGCAAAGAACCTAAAGGCCAGAAAGCTGTCATTTTGGGGCTTTtcaaatcttttcttttttttatggcatttgttaagctcttactctgtgccatgcactgttctaagcactggggtagatatgagctaatcaggttaggcacagtccatgtcccacatgggctcatcatcttaacccctttttcacagatgaggtaactgaggcacagagaggtgaatgacgatgatggtgatggtatttgttaagcacttagtaggtgccaagcactgttctaagcgctgggtagatacaaggtcatcaggatgtccctcgtggggctcacaatcttagtctccattttacagatgagggaactgaggcacagagaagttaagtggcttgcccaggtcacacagcggacaagtggcagagccaggattagaacccacgacatttgattcccaagcccgggctctttctgctaaaccaaaCTGCTTTTCCTAtgggtgaagtgactcacccaaggtcacacaaatatTATTGAGTGGCAGATCCCGGATTAGAAAcaacacccaagcccgtgctctatccacttggccacactgcttcatctgaTTTAGAACCATTCAGGTCTGGTCAGAGATTTGGTAGGAGGATACAGGGGAGCCCAGCTCAAGTCGCTCATATGGCCGtcgtcccaatcaatcaatcactggtattcgtCGTGTGCTTAGCACTCACTCGCACCTGGGTGTGGGCACCTTTGCACCAATAAGATTTATTCTAATAGACTAATTAGAATTAGAAGGTGGTTCCTCCTAAACATTTGTGAGTCACGGTTAAGAACTGGATTTTTCTCGTTAACCCGGTTCACCCCATTGTTCTGAGTAGCTGATCAAACATCCAggctgatgttcattcattcattcaatagtatttattgagcgcttactatgtgcagagcactgtactaagcgcttgggatgaacaagtcggcaacagatagagacagtccctgccgtttgacgggcttacagtctaatcgggggagacggacagacaagaacaatggcactaaacagcgtcaaggggaagaacgtctcgtaaaaaccgatggcaactaaatagaatcaaggcgatgtacaattcattaacaaaataaatagggtaacgaaaatatatacagttgagcggacgggtacagtgccgtggggatgggaagggagaggtggaggagcagagggaaaaggggaaaatgaggctttagctgcggagaggtaaaggggggatggcagagggagtagagggggaagaggagctcagtctgggaaggcctcttggaggaggtgatttttaagtaaggttttgaagagggaaagagaatcagtttggcggaggtgaggagggagggcgttccaggaccgcgggaggacgtgacccaggggtcgacggcgggataggcgagaccgagggacggcgaggaggtgggcggcggaggagcggagcgtgcggggtggcggtagaaagagagaagggaggagaggtaggaaggggcaaggtgatggagagccttgaagcctagagtgaggagtttttgttcggagcggaggtcgataggcaaccactggagttgtttaagaaggggagtgacatgcccagatcgtttctgcaggaagatgagccgggcagcggagtgaagaatagaccggagcggggcgagagaggaggaagggaggtcagagagaaggctgacacagtagtcaaagCCAGTTGATGTCAAAGCCAGTTTCCCTTTCCGAAGATGGGtttgggagcaggggaggggggctggggaagaccaGGGGGACCAGACCTCTGGATTGGATTCTGAAGTCCCTGGGGCTGCTCTGTGTTGATTAGTGCCAGTTAAATGGTGCCCACCAAGGGATGCAGGCATGAGTGAGTATTTAAGTATTCATGCCTAATACATGTAAAATTACAAGTCTAcctcccctcctacctagactccaagtttgctgtgggcagggaatatgtccgttcattgttatggtgtgctctcccaagcggttagtgcagtgtgctgcacgcagtaaacattcaataaatacaattgaataaatttatatatatgtgtgtatgtatatgtatatatataataataatgttggtatttgttaagcgcttactatgtgccaagcacggttctaagcactggggtggatataaggtaatcaggttgtcccacatagggctcacagttcttcatctctgttttacaggtgaggtaactgaggcacagagaagttaagtgacttgccctaggtcacacagctggcaagcggtggagccgggattagaacccatgacctctggctcctaagcccgtgctctttccactaaaccacgctgcttctctctctctctctatacacaCACAAGTACCACAtatatcccctctcaggatggtacctggagagtttccagtcctccaccaatcttggctatgggagggagagtcaatcggAGGCCTcctcatcccattcctagcttggccagtggctagcgagcggaaggcccatctgctacaagtcaaaattcactcctgccgggcagcagcagcacgggagagagttgagggcggagactcaaatttatggGATGGAAGAagataatggtaaaccacttccctatgtTTACTGAGaaaactttattaataataataataataataataataatgttggtatttgttaagcgcttactatgtgcagagcactgttctaagcgctggggtagacacaggggaatcaggttgtcccacgtggggctcacagtcttcatccccattttacagatgagggaactgaggcgcagagaagttaagtgacttgcccacagtcacacagctgacaagtggcagagctgggattcgaacccatgacctctgactccaaagccccggctctttccactgagccacgaactttAGGGATACACTAAAaaacgaatgcagatggaggtgggggattctgggagagatatgtccatggagtcactatgggtcagaggagacacgacagcagaagacaagacaagaccgcATATATATATGGTACTTATATTTATGTGTATGTATATTCACACACACTAAGGTAAGCCATCTCCACGGAAAGCCTGatactaatttaaaaaaaattgtggtatttgttaaacatttaccaggtgccaagtactgtactaagcactggagtaactacaagataatcaagtttgaacacagtccctgtctcacccagggatcacagtctaagtaggaaggagagcagatattaatccccattttacgtgtgtggaaactgaggcctagacaagtttaagtgacttgcccaaagtcacacatcagataagatGCTATctgctagcccacgctgcttcctaggggTGAGGTGAGAAATCTGGGGGAGCCAAGGTGCTTCAACTGTACCTGCAATGAGTCACAGAAGCCGAGCTCCATGGAATTGGGAATATTTTTCAAAAACGTCTGTTGTTCTAGGGAAGCAGAGGATTTTAAAGTCAATCTCTGCTTGCCCTCAGCCCTCCCTTTGAGCTACACtgaaatgatatctgttaagtgcttactatgtgccagatgctgtactaagcacgggagtagatacaagcaaatcagattacacccagtctctgtcccatgtggggctcacggtctcaatccccatttcacagatgtggtaattgaggcccagagaaatgaaacgattttcccaaggtcacccagcagacaagtggcggagtcaggattagaacccaggaccttctgcctcccaggcctgtgtacttTCCGCTacatgccgcttctctgaagtAAGCGAGTGATCTCAACTCTTAGAGTTGTTATTCCTTCCTGGACAAGGGACTGGGCAGCTGATTCAGTGGAGTTTGGCCACCTGGAACAACGGGGCAATGGGGCAGAAAGTCCAAGAAAAGCAGGCCCATGAGAGCCCGAAGCCTCCCAGAGCCACCTTCTTtagaaagcaacgtggcctagtggctagagcccgggcctgggagctaggtcctgggttctaatcccagctctatcacttgtctgctatgtggccctgggcaactcacttacttctctttgcctcagttacctcatctgtaagaagcggattgagtccgtgagccccaatttgctcgcatc
This portion of the Ornithorhynchus anatinus isolate Pmale09 chromosome 3, mOrnAna1.pri.v4, whole genome shotgun sequence genome encodes:
- the PRAP1 gene encoding proline-rich acidic protein 1, with amino-acid sequence MKSRLIFFTAVFVLLLQGNHAVPKSKVWLKNGKDSSSDPNEPMDLSLKAVDPPEKDILTKAFYPEVKASRAHTGPKEDPFFHLRFQLDGPEEDKDQIHHSANEEDVILELEPLRALLHETLVGPEKDRDRFYHPEDD